In Cryptomeria japonica chromosome 1, Sugi_1.0, whole genome shotgun sequence, the sequence GctttaaaaatgaaaatataagCACAGACTTGTATCTGAATTTGCGATATGAGGGTACGGATACTACAATGATGATAAAGGCTCCCCTAGATGGCAGCAATGACTTTGCTGGAGAGTTTGTAAAATTATTCCGCCAGGAATATGGTTTTGAGCTCCAAAAAAGAGATATTCTCATCAGTGATGTAAGAGTCCGAGGTGTAGGAGTCACAAATATATTAAAATCAGCGGTAATGGAGAAAGCAATAGGTGAACCCAAAGCAGAACGTTTTTACAAGGTCTATTTtgaaagtggatggcaggatacaCCAGTTTATGTCCTTGAGAATTTAGGATATGGTCATACTATAGAGGGACCTGCAATCATCATGAATGGAAATAGTACTCTAGTAATAGAGCCTGTTTGTAAGGGAGTCATCACAAAGTATGGAAATATTAGgtttgagattggatctgttccaATACACACAGATTTGACAACTAAGGTTGCAGATGTAGTGCAGCTATCAATATTTAACAATCGCTTCATGGGGATTGCAGAACAGATGGGTAGGACACTTCAAAGAACGTCCATTTCCACAAACATCAAGGAACGCCTTGATTTTTCATGTGCATTATTTAGTCCTGATGGGGGCCTTGTGGCCAATGCACCTCATGTGCCTGTTCACTTAGGAGCAATGTCTAGCACCGTCCGTTGGCAGCTGAAATACTGGGGTGAAAATCTGAGAGAAGGAGATGTCTTGGTGACCAATCATCCATGTGCAGGGGGAAGCCATTTGCCCGATATAACTGTTATAACTCCAGTTTTCCGAGATGGAAAGCTCATATTTTTTGTAGCAAGTAGGGGTCACCATGCAGAAATTGGTGGAATAACCCCTGGTAGTATGCCCCCTTTTTCAAAAGCAATATGGGAAGAGGGAGCTTTGATTAAGGCTTTTAAATTAGTAGAGCAGGGGAGCTTTCAAGAAGAGGGCATCATCAAACTACTTCAGGGGCAGAATTGTGATGAACATGGACAACACGCTGATGGAGTTCTTGGAGTGATCCCAGGGACTCGAAGACTTGATGATAACCTCTCTGACCTTAGAGCACAAGTCGCTGCGAATCAGCGTGGTATTGTTCTTATAGGAGAGCTTATTGAACAGTATAGTTTAAGCACAGTACAGGCTTACATGATGCATGTGCAGACAAATGCAGAGGCTGCTGTGAGGGAGATGCTAAAATCAGTTGCTGCTCGAGCTGCCAGGCAATCGCATTTAGAAAAGAAGGGATCACTTATTACTCTAGAAGCagaagattacatggatgatggATCGCTAATACATTTGAAGCTTACCATTGATGAAAACAAGGGTGAAgcatattttgactttgaaggaaCTAGTACTGAGGTATATGGAAACTGGAATGCTCCCGAGGCAGTGACAATGGCTGCAGTTATATATTGTCTCCGATGCCTGGTGGATGTTGATATACCTCTTAATCAAGGCTGTCTTGCACCTGTCACAGTTCACATTCCATTAGGTTCTCTTCTTTCCCCAAGTGAGAAAGCTGCTGTTGTGGGTGGCAATGTACTTACATCACAGCGTGTTACTGATGTTGTTCTGACTGCTTTTCAAGCATGTGCTTGTTCACAAGGTTGCATGAACAATCTTACATTTGGTGATAAGACATTTGGTTATTATGAAACAATAGGGGGTGGATGTGGTGCTGGGCCAGGATGGAATGGAACCAGTGGAGTGCAATGCCACATGACCAACACACGCATTACAGATCCTGAGATCCTTGAGCAGCGATATCCTGTGCTTCTGCACAGATTTGGGCTTAGGGAGAACAGTGGAGGTGCTGGCCATTACAAAGGAGGGGATGGTATTGTTCGTGAGATAGAATACCGTCGTCCTATAACAGTCAGTATTCTATCTGAAAGACGAGTACATGCACCCAAAGGATTAATGGGTGGCATGGATGGAGCTTGTGGACAAAATTTTCTCATCAGAAAGGATGGACACCGAGTTTATCTGGGGGGAAAGAACACTGTAGATGTACAGCCTGGGGAGATCCTTAAGATTTTAACCCCAGGAGGTGGTGGATGGGGCTATTCCTCTTGATGCATTTATAAATTGTAATGTTTTGCTTTATTTTGTCAGCTGAAGGCTGAAAATAATATACATCCCACAATAACATAAACACTATCGATGAAAACAAGCACATGACAATAAGTAAATGGGAAATTGGAGCAAGGCTTCTGAATATCAATTTTCAAAAAGTCCATGATCAACTTGGTTTTCCTGTTCTCAGTCCATTTCTGCAATCTGTCTTTGCGTTATTGGATTAAGTGCAGATGTATATTCATCTATAACCCAGGTCAATATTTAAAGTGAATGTTTAACAAAGAACATTGATGTTAGGTCTGTAGTATAAGAATTTATATGTTATGATATTCTATAGTAATTTTATTACCTTTTGTATCTGCCACAGGTCAAGATTAAAACCAAAGAATTATAAGAAAAATGACTGGTTCCTTTCTTTAAATCAATTGTGGCCATTCAGTTTGTTTTAGCTAATCCTTTGACAGAGATGAAATGCAATTATTTGTATACAGATATAAAACCTATTCTTAACTCCATAGGCATATTCCCCCGCAAGTGAACCTCGTATTTTTGTAAGCCTTATTTCATAGATTGGatccataaaatcataaaatcctgCCCTGACTCTCTACTTAGTTATGGTTGAAGTTTATATCTTCAAAGAGGAATATATCATTGTTCAATCCCTGTTCTTGCTTTGAAGGACTGAACATGATCCTGTTTTTTCTTCTGTATCTTTTCTCTTTTGAAACATGCATATTATGATGAAAATTTAAGCATAAGCATTGCCACTAATCGTATTCTTTCAGTGGAGTACTTTTCTTATTTCATACTTGAAGCTGGCTAAATATGTTTGGAAAGGATTGTGTCTCAAGCTTGTAGATTTGTTAACAACTATATGTTGTCTCTACCAAACTGATGATTGTATATCATTCCCCTCTTTGTATTAATAACTTTCCTAGAGTGTAGGTTTGTTGTCTCCATTTTTATGAGTAACCTTTGATATTTGCTACTCTTATGATTTTCAACGATACCATGGTTAATCCCACCACTTTGATATCATCACTTAAgtgtcaacaaaaaaattcaagagTGACGACTGCTGCAAAGGTCTTTGAATAAATATCTCTTCATTAATTCCTGTCACCAAAATGCCGAAGCCGTTTGTTTATATACTTTCTTGAGGTTGGAACTGAACATAAAAATGGTAACACAAAAGAGGAAACTATTGCATAGGATCGAAATGATGAGGTCTTCTGTAATTCAATTCTACATTTGTGATAGTCCAGGGTCTTATTGATTGCCGTCTTTTAATTGCTGGTTTCTTATTTGATGTTATATCAAATTAGTTGTTGGATATCGCAACTATTCATTTCAGGTAACATAAGTATGTGCATCCCAAAAAAAGTGTATTCCTCAATTTATGTTGTTGTAGGATTGTGATAGGTTGCATTGTAAATATGAAGTTACAATTGAATTACATATTGTGTTTTTCAACCTACAAAAGATTTGTTCATATGTGGTTTTTTTTCTCATTTGATGTTATCTCAAATGAATAGGTGGATATTACAACCTTCATCTTTTGGTAATAGAGGCATGTTCACCTAACAAAGTGTATTCATCATTATATTTTGTTTTAGGGTTGTGATAGGATTGCATTGTAAATATGAATTTGCAGGTTGAAATACACATCGTGTTTTTTAACCTCCACAAGCTAAGTTTGAATATAGTTTGTCAGTTGTATTTTGAGATGGAGTGGCATCATGAGAAGTAGGTACACATACCTCTATTACCTAAAGGGAGGGGTTGTGAAAGGGACTTTtcctttatattttatattttatagcaACAAAGCATGATagaaaattattaattttctataTTCATTCCTTGTTGCATGcttcttaatttattttttatatactcAAAGGCCAACATATAGGAATAGTCACTTATCATTGCTATATGTAACTCATAGAGGAATAATTGGTTTAGCTAAGACATAGGGTTTTCAATAACATGATTTTATTTGTTTATCTCTTCTATACTTACTCTATTGATTATGGAGCTCTATTTAAATGATTAGGGAGCTCACCTCAAATGTCTTAAGATAGCTTTTTGACAAGTATAAGAAGTCATAAATCTAGCTAGAAGTTAAGATATTAATTTTGAAATCAAAGCATGCCCTATATGTTGTGTTGAAAAATACGACGTGATGAAAAACATGATGTGCTAAAAAACAAGATGTGTAATACACTTTTGTGTAAAACATAATGTGTAATACACTATTGTGTAAAACATATCTCAAatgattattttgatatcacaacctTCCTCTTCAAGTAATAGAGGTATGTGCACCCAAAAAAAATTGTATCCTCATTTTATGTTGTTATAGGATTGTGATAGGGTTCCATTATAAATAAAAAGTTCTAGGTTAAAATACACATTGTGTTTTTTAACCTACACAAATTTAGTAGTGATATCCAACATGCCTTTGTTACCTAAAGAGGAAGGTTGTGATATCCAAATATTGTCTGTTGTCTTTTAGGGCAAACTCTGTTTGTTGGTTGTGGCTCTCTCCTCTTGGTTGAGCAATCAAGTTCTATCCCTAGTTTgatatgtaaagggtttcgggtcccttcaaaacctgtttttcacttaatcaaaaacaaaattagTTCATGGTTGGTAATATGTAATTTTTCTGTATATTTTGGAGTCACATTCCCTTGCACACACTAATTTAATTCAATAAATAATATTATGTGcctataattaataattaatttctaggtctctccctccttccctatctCTAGGTCCCTTTCTAACTCTTACtacccctctcccttcctccaacATTCTCTCTCTACTTAACTCTAACTACCTATCTATCCCTCCCTCGCTACCTCACTCTTACTATGGCATGGTTTTATATATTGATTGCATGTCTTTCTTGTTATCTCAAATGAATGTTTGGATATCACAACCTTCCTCTTCAAGTAATAGAAGCATGTGCACCCCAATATAAAAGAGACATTTTGTTGTCAATGGTGACAAAGACTTATTTCATGTCTTCTATGTCCATGTTCTTTCAAATGAGATCTCTAAAAAATCTTTGTTCATGAACTACATAGTGTGTTTGTCAATCTGTGGAAGCTTAGTTCCTAGTTGAAAGATGTGCTTCttttttttcatttgatattaTGTCAAATACATTATTGGGTACCACAATCTTCCTCTTCATGTAATAGAATCATGTGAACCCAACAAAAGTGTATTTGTCTTTTTATGTTTCTATAGGGTTTTGATAGGACAACATTGTAAATATGAAGTTGTTGGTTGAATTACACAATGTGTTTGTCAACATTGTATGtaaatctctccctctctctccctcatcCCCACctccctatatctctctctacAACAACTTGTAGTATGCCTAAGTATTTTAATTTGAAGGATGCCCATATCTTGGTGTAAATCTTCAATCTTGGTACAAATAGGGAGGATATTGGAAAAGTTTGTGATCTAACAGTTTATTTTTGTCTTGGTTCAAAACACACTATGTTGCGAAACACACTATTTTGCAAAACAATGTATTTGAAAACACATGTCATGTTATGTTTCAAAACCTTCTTATTCAAGTAGCAAAGGTATGTCCACCCCAACAAAAGTGCATTCCTCATTTTATGTTGATGTAGGGTTGTGATAATTAAATGTGTCAAAAAgctaatttaaatttgaaatagagAAGGGCCTagatgaaattaaaagaaatagattatatttataatcattaaagtgaaaatggggaaaaaactatatgaaattgaaGTGAAATGAGACACTAAATAAAGGGCCCTAAAATGAGTGTGAAATTTAAAAGGATTACAATTCACAACACCAAACCTATCAACTATGAACTAAGCTTTTGTAGGTTACAAAGCACAATGTCTATTGCAACCTACAACTTCATATATACAatgaaactctctctctctctctctctctctctctctctctctctctctcaacccctctatCTCTGCCccctccctatccctctctcccgagctctctctctctctcaacctcccaCTAGGTTATTTAACCCATAATATCACACTCTTCCTCCccccctctaggtttctcccttTTTCCCTCTCAAATGATTAGTTTGATAtcacaaccttcctcttcaaaTAATAGAGGTATGCACACCCCAACAAAATTGTattcttaattttattttgttATAAGATTGTGATAGGGTTCCATTATAAATATAAAGTTATAGGTTAAAATACACATTATGTTTCTCAACCCACACAAACTTAGTTGTGATATCCAACATGCCTCTATTACCTAAAGAGGAAGGTTGTGATATCCAAATATCTATTTGAAATAAcataaaatgagaaaaaaaaacatCTTATCAACCATGCACTAAACTTCTACAAGTGACAAAACACATTGTGTATTTCAACCTGCAACTTCACATATACAATGAAATCCTATAAGAacctaatatttatttattatcctTTGCACACCCTCTTTTATGCCTCCACTATCTTATATTAGAGATATAAGCCCTGTTAGAACCCTCAAAATTTTGAGTTCCCATAATTTTATGTCTCACCCATTTCCATTTCAAGATGTCAACCACATATAAAAATCTTTCATGGTTCCCCACAAAATCCCCATTCTCCCTTTCTTGATTGCAATTATCTTGTCACATTAACAAATAACTCATTACAAAGGTTACCAGAAGACCATATTTTATGATTGCAAGCAAGTCGTAGGACATCGATAGGGCAAATAAGATGTAAATATAGCATAGTGCATCACCAGGGaagttaaaaacaaaaaataagtaCAAGATTGCAATATGGCGATAAAAGGTCTTAAGTTAGCATACAACGATATGACGATAAAGGGGTAAAGATAAGATCGCAGTCCCGCGTAAGCAAAACAAGTGTTTATGAGGCTTGCAGCTTGGCGATAATATAATATGCTAGCGCTATATCGCATGACATTATCAACTATACTAGATGGATGTTGTGATAATGTGATAAAGAGACTTTGATATCGCTCTACCCCAAGATGAAAGGATATGACATGAACTAAGGTTGCGGTAACACAATAACTGTTACCGCAATACCGTAGTGGTCAAGACAGGCTCATAATGGTATTGAGCGATACAACGGTAAGGTAATATAATGCATGCAAATAGTCTATCTTTCTCAACATAcatcatttatatttatttatataaattatttatttcgtTGTAAATATAATCTATATGAATAtactgttagtcccaaccggtgctgagaggggaggggtgaatcagcacttaatcaaaatttcataatttaacttttatattaaatcttcattcatctaagattCATTGATTCGGACCTGGACATTACCGAAGACGCCAACACTCCCCGCCGCTCTAGCAGATTGGCCTCTAAACCCTCTGATAAATccctaagagacccctcctcctcgcacGATACGGGCAACTCCATTCCGACTGATAAAACCTCCCAGGTCCAGCACAAACATTCCCCCCTTTCTGTGAGCTCAACCCATGTTTCTGAAAGCCCGACTGCCTCTATGAGTCCGGAACCAGCCAATTTCCCTTCCCAGACCTTCAGGATTGAGAAAATGCTGGTTGTTGAAGAGGCCAGTAGTGTGAAGGAAGAAGATCCCAACCTAGCAGAGCTCGGGAAAAAGATAGAAGCCCTCTTTGACAACCTGCAGGTGATTACCAGCAGTCTAGAGGCGACGGAATCCAAGATACATGATGTGTCTAAATTCGCTCTGAATGTCATGAGATGCTCGGCCACTACTCTATGCCTTTTGCAGGGTAGCGcagacaaaggtaaaggcaaggaggACGAGGACTTTAAAGAcctgttcaagttcctcactaaggaatgggctaagaagctgctccctaagaagagccgtgggaaaaataattaattttctgCATGTGGAGAAGTTTTTTGTCTAAGCGGTGTAGTAGGCTGGATAGGTCTAGTTTCAGCGTATGTTTATATTTTAATGCTTATAGCCTTGCGTGGCACTGGAAGTATACTCTGACTGATAGTATTTTATTGCTGATAAACTCTCATaagatggtttttgtttttgatagaggtaaaaggctgcttCTGTGCTGATTGTTTGCAGACAATGGTCCTTCCattgttctcttaattgtacccatgggtcagccccctcgtttttggctgcctttattataaaaaacaatatacttaatcacagaagtaaaatatgcaagcatgaaaagttgacagtggcaccaaggagttatctcatggaaacccaatagggagaaaaccacgatgtgagtaagaactcacaaaatttgcactcttctggactACGCTTGGTTAAGAGCCATCCctcttaggagattacaaagacactgttaggtgccactcagttaagggattttaatcaaggtcggttagtgcctttaccttgttaaaggtagcctggttagaggacttagaacatcaactaAGATgttacccgatcaagggattttgcaatatggacctgttaaagtccacccagttaagggacttatgttgcaattgttagaaagcaacagatggatgatctgctgaattagctattgatagcttgatcagatctcaatatgcattccaCTCAATACACACCGGTTGTGTCTTATCTACGCAACACCGATTTCCTTTTTACACCTTTGACTATTCACTCAGTCGGTCACCTCTCCTTCGACACTGCACTCTTTCGGTCCTCTAACCTTTGGCTCTACACTTTGTCGGTCCATTGTCCTTTGGCTCTGCCCTCAGTCGTTTCTCTGTCCTTCAGCTTTGCACTCAGTCGGTTCTTTGTTCTTCGGCTCTGCACTTAGTCGGTCTACCTCACACACACACTCAactgtgctaacacctcttagcacttcctctcactctgctcttcaccttggactgccttcaacaagatttccttgttccaaatttcacgatcaaaaatttcaaaaagaacctcagaactctttatacattttctgtcgaCACCTACAAGCATATCCTCAATCAGATCAATCAAGGATTCTGGAAGATTTCAAATACAAACTATCTCGCTCTTTCTCTGCGCGCCTTTCAGCAATTCCGCTAGgtgttcaaccaattctgccactgcatctcccaaggatagaaacCTTTGAGTCATGTTTAGTCAAATAAATGCGAACTAGagaatccacatgtaatcatgcttgactgcatgataactgaaagttaactttaccaacaaatgatttggcGTAGACATAAGCTTACCAACTCATTCTTTGCCACCGCAACTAAATGGCCGATCACTGCTCCGAGATtggtgatcacctgtcttccttctgtcatactggTGTATAGGTATGTAACTGCACTTCTTACTTTACCGGTTCATTCTTTGGTtgtcggtttgttgtgctagcatcatgtCTCTCCCCTATTTGCTAGTGAGTTACCGGTTGGTTGGAGAAAACAAGTttccttgcctgagtcaccttttgtgacttcaccaccaCCAGAGTGGCCGATCTTCCTGAGTGATAGATCGGTTaacttaatttatctttccttgagttgaagtaacctttggtcattcaataccaatgttgtttccattcactattgcttACTGAACATCAACACCACTCTACCTACACCACTTCACCGATTAGTGtcttcactggtaagtgttggacatcgatgacaaaccttagcacatatactggTTTTCTAGATTGACTGGTTTTGTCAGTGCCAATAATCCAACATATgcatcatttatatatatatgcattatatAGTTTCTATAAATAATATCCTTTAGTTATATATATACCTTTTATTTTTTGTCCTCAAGTAATACAGGTATGTGTGCCACCAAAAATGTGTATTCCTCATATTATGTTACTATCGAGTTTTTATAGGATTCCGTCAAAAACATGAAGTTGTAGGTCGaaatatacattgtattttttaacCTGCACAAACTTAGTTCATGTTTGGTAATATGCATTTTGATACTTAGTTAATTTTATCTCAAATGAATGGTTGGATTTCACAACCTTCTTATTCAAGTAAAAAAGGCATGTCCACCCCAACAAAAGTCTATTTCTCATTTTATGTTGATGTAGGGTTGTGATAGTTAAATGTGTCAAAAAGCTACTTTGAATTTGAAATAGGGAAGGGCCTAAATGGAATTAAATGAAGTAGATTAATGCCTATATTCATTAAAGTGAAAATAGGAAAAGGCAGGTATATGTAATTGAAGTGAAATGAGGAA encodes:
- the LOC131069105 gene encoding 5-oxoprolinase 1; this encodes MGEERRKREFRFCIDRGGTFTDVYAEVPGEPNWRVVKILSVDPNNYDDAPAEGIRRILEEVTGKKIPRFAKIPTYLIEWIRMGTTVATNALLERKGERVALCVTKGFKDLLQIGNQARPKIFDLTVSKPSLLYEEVIEADERVQLALDGVEEGAGIVRGVSGEYLEVVKPLDEKALKPVLEGLLKKGIRSLAVVFIHSYIYPAHELAVERLAKALGFKQVSLSSALTPMVRAVPRGFTATVDAYLTPVIKDYLSGFLSRFDEDLDKVNVLFMQSDGGLTPENRFSGHKAILSGPAGGVVGYARTTFLMETEKPLIGFDMGGTSTDVSRYAGNYEQVLETQTAGVTIQAPQLDINTVAAGGGSKLKFQVGVFKVGPESVGAHPGPVCYRKGGELAVTDANLLLGRVIPDYFPSIFGPNENEPLDLEATRMAFKKLAETINAYRKQQDPSSKDMTVEDIALGFINVANEAMCRPIRQLTEMKGYETKKHALACFGGAGPQHACAIARALGMREVIIHRYCGILSAYGMGLADVVEEAQEPYAAVYGTESLSEVSKRAKLLTEQVKEQLRLQGFKNENISTDLYLNLRYEGTDTTMMIKAPLDGSNDFAGEFVKLFRQEYGFELQKRDILISDVRVRGVGVTNILKSAVMEKAIGEPKAERFYKVYFESGWQDTPVYVLENLGYGHTIEGPAIIMNGNSTLVIEPVCKGVITKYGNIRFEIGSVPIHTDLTTKVADVVQLSIFNNRFMGIAEQMGRTLQRTSISTNIKERLDFSCALFSPDGGLVANAPHVPVHLGAMSSTVRWQLKYWGENLREGDVLVTNHPCAGGSHLPDITVITPVFRDGKLIFFVASRGHHAEIGGITPGSMPPFSKAIWEEGALIKAFKLVEQGSFQEEGIIKLLQGQNCDEHGQHADGVLGVIPGTRRLDDNLSDLRAQVAANQRGIVLIGELIEQYSLSTVQAYMMHVQTNAEAAVREMLKSVAARAARQSHLEKKGSLITLEAEDYMDDGSLIHLKLTIDENKGEAYFDFEGTSTEVYGNWNAPEAVTMAAVIYCLRCLVDVDIPLNQGCLAPVTVHIPLGSLLSPSEKAAVVGGNVLTSQRVTDVVLTAFQACACSQGCMNNLTFGDKTFGYYETIGGGCGAGPGWNGTSGVQCHMTNTRITDPEILEQRYPVLLHRFGLRENSGGAGHYKGGDGIVREIEYRRPITVSILSERRVHAPKGLMGGMDGACGQNFLIRKDGHRVYLGGKNTVDVQPGEILKILTPGGGGWGYSS